Proteins from one Colias croceus chromosome 22, ilColCroc2.1 genomic window:
- the LOC123701870 gene encoding uncharacterized protein LOC123701870, producing the protein MNDDELNLRRKKQNADRARAYRKRKKDLDAMPSTDTVQSGEPASENIVTAKLLHQKQLNAERCRRYRQKCKRLKSGANFNRGTSDSNTITSRDTSTSRDTSTSRELIVNPEEFQNSSDQPQKFFNHESSPQAPEDTTGNANTSTPAGARFRRYRRRLNARRTHAEENPSSIYTFYMRHNGAHNLFKTLFEDNPFGFACTVCDRLWFKNDLKSFRLSCSAILEQICPTVSLQDILVCATCKTSLTAGKIPNLAVYNGFKYPPKPNLPNSVEYWQSRKKDLFAMIRQLGKPTVFLTMSANEISWKWLLKTLHKLKYGTEITDLEIDQLHYKVKAELINEDAVTCAIYFNKLVNVMMKILQHKTISPFGKHYVQHYFKRIEFQHRGSPHAHILLWLNEAPKDSFGADINSTIQLIDDLISVSSTEASGNINLVTHHHTFTCYKNDQNQRKCRFNAPFMPSRSTILLKPLAKSTDDERYVYDEYKKRYKTIHQNLENNNYDDIDDFYNKNNISSDEDYHKILSAGISRPMVFVKRHPNEKWHNFFNPFIFHHLQSNMDIQYITDEYSCAAYVVEYVNKSNRGTSNLQQELLDLLE; encoded by the exons atgaatgacGATGAATTAAATTTACGCCGTAAAAAACAGAACGCTGACAGAGCACGTGCTTATAGAAAAAGGAAAAAAGATCTTG atGCCATGCCCAGTACTGATACCGTTCAAAGTGGTGAGCCTGCATCTGAAAATATTGTTACAGCAAAACTTTTACATCAAAAGCAACTAAATGCGGAACGATGCCGCAGGTATCGTCAAAAATGCAAGCGGCTAAAATCGGGTGCCAATTTTAACCGAGGCACTAGTGACAGCAATACAATTACAAGTCGAGATACAAGTACAAGTCGAGATACAAGTACAAGTCGAGAATTAATTGTTAATCCAGAGGAATTTCAAAACTCGTCCGATCAAcctcaaaaattttttaaccATGAATCTTCACCGCAGGCTCCTGAAGATACAACTGGCAATGCAAACACTTCTACTCCTGCGGGCGCACGCTTTCGTCGGTACCGACGAAGATTGAACGCACGAAGAACTCACGCAGAAGAAAATCCTTCATCGatctatacattttatatgagACATAACGGAGCTCATAATCTTTTTAAAACCTTATTTGAGGATAATCCATTTGGTTTTGCGTGCACTGTTTGTGATAGATTATGGTTCAAAAATGATTTGAAATCATTTCGTTTATCGTGCAGTGCAATCTTAGAACAAATATGCCCAACTGTCTCGTTGCAAGACATTCTTGTGTGTGCGACCTGTAAAACTTCGTTAACTGCTGGAAAAATACCGAATTTGGCTGTGTACAATGGATTTAAGTATCCACCTAAGCCTAATCTCCCGAATTCAGTAGAATATTGGCAAAGTCGAAAGAAAGACCTCTTTGCAATGATCCGGCAACTTGGTAAGCCAACAGTATTTTTGACGATGAGTGCCAATGAAATATCATGGAAATGGCTTTTGAAAACATTgcataaattgaaatatggCACGGAGATAACTGATTTAGAAATTGATCAGCTGCATTATAAAGTCAAGGcagaattaataaatgaagatGCTGTAACATGCgctatttatttcaataaactcGTCAATGTCATGATGAAAATTCTCCAACATAAAACCATTAGCCCATTCGGTAAGCATTATGTTCAACATTATTTCAAGAGGATTGAATTTCAACACAGAGGAAGTCCTCATGCTCATATTTTACTTTGGCTGAATGAGGCGCCTAAAGATTCGTTTGGAGCAGACATTAATTCTACTATTCAGCTTATTGATGATTTAATTTCAGTATCGAGCACAGAAGCGTCAGGAAACATTAATCTAGTCACACACCATCACACTTTTacatgttataaaaatgatcAGAATCAACGAAAATGCAGATTCAACGCCCCTTTCATGCCTAGTAGGTCAACGATACTACTCAAGCCTTTGGCTAAATCTACTGATGATGAAAGATATGTTTATGATGAGTATAAGAAAagatataaaacaatacacCAAAATCTCGAAAACAATAACTACGATGATAttgatgatttttataataaaaataacatttcatcAGATGAGGACTATCATAAAATTCTATCTGCTGGAATTTCAAGACCAATGGTTTTCGTTAAACGGCATCCTAATGAAAAATGGCATAACTTCTTTAATCCATTTATATTTCACCATTTGCAGTCGAACATGGATATCCAATACATTACAGATGAGTATTCCTGTGCTGCATACGTTGTGGAGTATGTAAACAAATCGAATCGAGGCACTAGTAATCTTCAGCAGGAACTACTGGATCTTTTGGAATAG